From a single Pseudomonas sp. A34-9 genomic region:
- a CDS encoding adenine phosphoribosyltransferase, with product MVFDSFDIKSLIRPVIDFPKPGVIFRDITPLFQSPTALRLVMDSFAHRYVEADFTHIGAMDARGFLIGSVLAYQLNKPLVLFRKQGKLPADVLAEGYATEYGEAFLEVHADSLCEGDSVVMFDDLIATGGTLIAAANLIRRMGARVHEAAAIIDLPELGGSQRLEDMGIPTFCLTQFALTDK from the coding sequence ATGGTCTTCGACTCCTTCGACATCAAATCGCTTATCCGCCCAGTGATCGACTTCCCGAAACCGGGCGTGATCTTTCGCGACATCACCCCGCTGTTTCAATCGCCAACGGCGCTGCGCTTGGTGATGGACAGTTTCGCCCACCGCTATGTGGAAGCCGATTTCACCCATATCGGCGCAATGGATGCGCGCGGTTTCCTGATCGGCTCGGTGCTGGCCTATCAGTTGAACAAGCCGCTGGTGCTGTTCCGCAAGCAAGGTAAATTGCCGGCAGACGTGCTGGCCGAAGGTTACGCGACCGAGTACGGCGAAGCGTTTCTGGAAGTGCACGCCGACAGCCTGTGCGAAGGCGATTCGGTGGTGATGTTCGATGACTTGATCGCCACGGGCGGCACGCTGATTGCGGCGGCCAATCTGATTCGCCGCATGGGCGCGCGGGTGCATGAGGCGGCAGCGATTATTGATTTGCCGGAATTGGGTGGGTCGCAGCGTCTTGAGGACATGGGCATCCCGACGTTCTGCCTGACGCAGTTTGCGTTGACTGATAAATAA
- the fnr gene encoding fumarate/nitrate reduction transcriptional regulator Fnr: MSEPVKLRAHNQAHCKDCSLAPLCLPLSLNLEDMDALDEIVKRGRPLKKGEFLFRQGDTFDSVYAVRSGALKTFSLSDSGEEQLTGFHLPSELVGLSGMDTEKHPVSAQALETTSVCEIPFERLDELALQLPQLRRQLMRVMSREIRDDQQMMLLLSKKTADERIATFLVNLSARFRARGFSANQFRLSMSRNEIGNYLGLAVETVSRVFTRFQQNELIAAEGKEIHILDPIQLCALAGGSIEG; this comes from the coding sequence ATGTCCGAGCCAGTTAAACTGCGCGCTCACAACCAGGCCCATTGCAAGGATTGCAGCCTGGCCCCTCTCTGCCTGCCACTTTCTCTGAATCTGGAAGACATGGATGCGCTGGACGAAATCGTTAAACGCGGCCGCCCGTTGAAAAAGGGCGAGTTCCTGTTCCGCCAGGGCGACACGTTCGATTCCGTTTATGCAGTACGCTCCGGCGCCCTGAAGACCTTCAGCCTGAGCGACAGCGGCGAAGAACAGCTCACCGGTTTCCACCTGCCGAGCGAACTGGTCGGCCTGTCTGGCATGGACACCGAGAAACACCCGGTCTCCGCCCAGGCACTGGAAACCACCTCGGTCTGCGAAATCCCTTTTGAACGCCTCGATGAGCTGGCCCTGCAACTGCCGCAGCTGCGCCGCCAGTTGATGCGCGTGATGAGCCGGGAAATCCGCGATGACCAGCAAATGATGTTGCTGCTGTCGAAGAAAACCGCCGACGAGCGCATCGCCACGTTTCTGGTCAACCTCTCGGCACGCTTCCGCGCTCGCGGTTTTTCCGCCAATCAGTTCCGCCTGAGCATGTCGCGCAATGAAATCGGCAACTACCTCGGTCTGGCGGTAGAAACCGTGTCCCGGGTGTTCACCCGTTTCCAGCAGAACGAACTGATCGCCGCCGAAGGCAAGGAGATTCATATCCTCGACCCGATCCAGCTCTGCGCGCTGGCCGGTGGCTCGATCGAAGGCTGA
- the hemN gene encoding oxygen-independent coproporphyrinogen III oxidase — translation MLDAIRWDTDLIRRYDLAGPRYTSYPTAVQFHSQVGTFDLFHALRDSRKSLRPLSLYVHVPFCANICYYCACNKVITKDRGRALPYLQRLEQEIQLIACHLDPAQKVEQLHFGGGTPTFLSHDELRQLMAHLRKHFNLLEDDSGDYGIEIDPREADWSTMGLLRELGFNRVSIGLQDLDPAVQRAVNRLQSLEETRAVIDAARTLQFRSINIDLIYGLPKQTPENFARTVEEVISLQPDRLSVFNYAHLPERFMPQRRINGNELPAPAQKLEMLERTIEQLTAAGYRYIGMDHFALPDDELAIAQEEETLQRNFQGYTTHGHCDLIGLGVSAISQIGDLYCQNSSDLNAYQNTLAAAQLATSRGLVCNADDRLRRAVIQQLICNFSLEFAAIEQQFNIDFQGYFGALWPQLQGMASDGLIELGRERIEVLPAGRLLVRSVCMVFDAYLEQQNRQRFSRVI, via the coding sequence ATGCTCGACGCCATTCGTTGGGACACCGATTTGATCCGCCGCTACGACCTGGCGGGGCCGCGCTACACCTCTTATCCGACCGCTGTGCAATTTCACAGTCAGGTCGGCACTTTCGACCTGTTCCATGCCCTGCGCGACAGCCGCAAATCCCTGCGGCCGTTGTCGCTGTATGTGCATGTGCCGTTCTGCGCGAACATCTGCTACTACTGCGCCTGCAACAAGGTCATCACCAAGGATCGCGGCCGCGCGCTGCCGTACTTGCAGCGCCTGGAGCAGGAAATCCAGTTGATCGCCTGCCACCTCGATCCGGCACAGAAAGTCGAGCAACTGCACTTTGGCGGCGGCACCCCGACCTTTCTCAGCCATGACGAACTGCGTCAGCTGATGGCGCACCTGCGCAAGCATTTCAATCTGCTGGAGGACGATTCCGGCGACTACGGTATCGAGATCGACCCGCGCGAAGCCGACTGGTCGACCATGGGCCTGCTGCGCGAACTCGGCTTCAACCGGGTCAGCATCGGCCTGCAAGACCTCGATCCGGCGGTGCAGCGCGCGGTCAATCGCCTGCAAAGTCTGGAGGAAACCCGCGCGGTGATCGATGCCGCGCGCACCCTGCAATTTCGCTCGATCAATATCGACTTGATTTACGGCTTGCCCAAGCAGACCCCGGAAAACTTCGCCCGCACCGTCGAGGAAGTCATCAGCCTGCAACCGGACAGGCTCTCGGTGTTCAACTATGCGCACCTGCCGGAGCGCTTCATGCCGCAGCGGCGGATCAATGGCAATGAGTTGCCGGCGCCTGCGCAGAAGCTGGAAATGCTCGAGCGCACCATCGAACAGCTCACCGCCGCCGGCTATCGCTACATCGGCATGGATCACTTCGCTTTGCCTGATGATGAGCTGGCCATTGCCCAGGAAGAGGAAACTCTTCAACGCAACTTCCAGGGTTACACCACGCACGGTCATTGCGACTTGATCGGCCTGGGCGTGTCGGCCATCAGCCAGATCGGTGACCTGTACTGCCAGAACAGCAGCGACCTCAACGCGTACCAGAACACCCTCGCCGCCGCGCAACTCGCGACCAGCCGGGGCTTGGTGTGCAACGCCGATGATCGTCTGCGGCGTGCGGTGATTCAGCAACTGATCTGCAATTTCAGCCTGGAATTTGCCGCGATCGAGCAGCAGTTCAACATCGACTTTCAGGGTTACTTCGGCGCACTGTGGCCGCAGCTGCAAGGCATGGCCAGCGATGGTTTGATCGAACTCGGTCGCGAGCGGATTGAAGTGTTGCCGGCGGGACGTTTGCTGGTGCGATCGGTGTGCATGGTGTTCGATGCGTATCTGGAACAGCAGAACCGCCAGCGTTTTTCGCGGGTGATTTAG
- a CDS encoding sulfite exporter TauE/SafE family protein, translating to MLELAPLLVSALILGLLGGGHCLGMCGGLMGALTLAIPKEQRSRRFRLLLAYNLGRILSYATAGLLIGLAGWAVANSPAALFMRVLAGLLLIAMGLYLAGWWSGLTRIESLGRGLWRYIQPVANRLLPVSSLPRALLLGALWGWLPCGLVYSTLLWSASQGNALDSALLMLAFGLGTWPVLLATGLAAERVTALLRKRSVRMAGGLLVILFGLWTLPGPHQHWLMGH from the coding sequence ATGCTTGAACTGGCGCCCTTGCTGGTATCGGCATTGATCCTCGGCCTGCTCGGTGGCGGTCATTGTCTGGGCATGTGCGGCGGTTTGATGGGTGCGCTGACCCTGGCGATTCCCAAGGAACAGCGCAGCCGCCGCTTTCGTTTGCTGCTGGCGTATAACCTTGGGCGGATTCTCAGTTATGCCACGGCGGGCTTGCTGATCGGGCTCGCGGGGTGGGCGGTGGCGAACAGTCCGGCGGCGCTGTTCATGCGTGTGTTGGCCGGGTTGTTGTTGATTGCCATGGGTTTGTATCTGGCCGGCTGGTGGAGCGGGCTGACGCGCATTGAAAGTCTGGGGCGCGGGCTGTGGCGCTATATCCAGCCAGTGGCGAACCGATTGCTGCCGGTGTCGAGTTTGCCTCGCGCGCTATTGCTTGGCGCGTTGTGGGGCTGGCTGCCGTGCGGACTGGTTTACAGCACGCTGTTGTGGAGCGCGAGTCAGGGCAATGCGCTGGACAGTGCGTTGTTGATGCTGGCGTTTGGGCTCGGCACCTGGCCAGTGTTGCTCGCCACAGGTCTTGCGGCAGAACGCGTCACCGCCCTTTTGCGCAAACGCAGCGTGCGCATGGCCGGTGGATTGCTGGTGATTCTGTTTGGCCTCTGGACCCTGCCCGGCCCACATCAGCATTGGCTGATGGGCCATTAA
- the ccoS gene encoding cbb3-type cytochrome oxidase assembly protein CcoS has product MPALYVMIPAALLIVAIAVYIFFWAVDSGQYDDLDGPAHSILFDDQDPNHTAAVDEANPKKPDDKAPPHA; this is encoded by the coding sequence ATGCCAGCTCTCTACGTGATGATTCCGGCCGCGCTGCTGATCGTGGCCATCGCCGTGTACATCTTTTTCTGGGCGGTGGACAGCGGTCAGTACGACGACCTGGACGGCCCGGCGCACAGCATCCTCTTCGACGATCAGGATCCGAACCACACGGCGGCGGTGGACGAAGCCAACCCCAAAAAACCGGACGACAAGGCGCCACCCCATGCTTGA
- a CDS encoding heavy metal translocating P-type ATPase, whose protein sequence is MTTPLPCYHCALPVPSGSRFTAVVLGQSREFCCPGCQAVAEAIVAGGLESYYQHRSEASANPEALPVQLTDELALYDRADVQQPFVRHEGDLAETTLLMEGISCAACGWLIEKHLRTLPAVAEARLNLSNHRLHVRWADAQLPLSQILAELRQIGYAAHPYQADRASEQLASENRLALRQLGVAGLLWFQAMMATMATWPEFNIDLSPELHTILRWVALFLTTPIVFYSCAPFFKGAMRDLRTRHLTMDVSVSLAIGSAYIAGIWTSITGVGELYFDAVGMFALFLLAGRYLERRARERTAAATAQLVNLLPPSCLRLDAAGQSERILLNELRLGDRILVQAGSILPADGKIIDGQSSIDESLLTGEYLPQPRVPGDAVTAGTLNVEGALTVEVQALGQDTRLSAIVRLLDRAQAEKPRLAEIADRAAQWFLLLSLIAAAAIGLLWWELDSSRAFWIVLAMLVATCPCALSLATPTALTAATGTLHKLGLLLTRGHVLEGLNQIDTVIFDKTGTLTEGRLVLRSIRPLGACDSEQCLSLAAALENRSEHPLARAFGRAPLAAEDVHSTPGLGLEGLVGGQRLRIGQTEFVCALSGATAPSMPDEAGQWLLLGDTQGPLAWFVLDDRLRDDAPALLAACKARGWRTLLLSGDSSPMVASVAAELGIDEARGGLRPDDKLQVLQQLHKEGRKVLMLGDGVNDVPVLAAADISVAMGSATDLAKTSADAVLLSNRLDALVQAFTLARRTRRVIIENLLWAALYNGLMLPFAALGWITPVWAAVGMSISSLTVVLNALRLTRLPSPPPASTRSQTRPLPA, encoded by the coding sequence ATGACCACCCCACTCCCCTGCTACCACTGCGCCCTGCCCGTCCCTTCCGGCAGCCGCTTCACCGCTGTCGTACTCGGGCAATCGCGCGAATTCTGCTGCCCGGGCTGTCAGGCCGTGGCTGAAGCCATCGTCGCCGGTGGTCTGGAAAGCTATTACCAACACCGCAGCGAAGCGTCAGCCAACCCTGAAGCATTGCCGGTGCAACTGACCGACGAACTGGCGCTGTACGACCGCGCCGATGTGCAGCAACCCTTCGTCCGCCACGAAGGCGATCTGGCCGAAACCACGCTGTTGATGGAAGGCATCAGTTGCGCCGCGTGCGGCTGGCTGATCGAAAAGCACCTGCGCACGCTGCCCGCCGTGGCCGAAGCACGCCTGAATCTATCCAACCATCGCCTGCACGTGCGCTGGGCCGACGCGCAACTGCCGCTGAGCCAGATCCTCGCCGAGCTACGCCAGATCGGTTATGCCGCCCACCCGTATCAGGCCGATCGCGCCAGCGAACAACTGGCCAGCGAAAACCGCCTCGCCCTGCGCCAGCTCGGCGTGGCCGGTTTGCTGTGGTTTCAGGCGATGATGGCAACCATGGCCACTTGGCCGGAGTTCAATATCGACCTCAGCCCGGAGCTGCACACAATCCTGCGCTGGGTCGCACTGTTCCTGACCACGCCGATCGTGTTCTACAGTTGCGCGCCGTTCTTCAAAGGCGCAATGCGCGATCTGCGCACGCGCCACCTGACCATGGATGTCTCGGTGTCACTGGCGATCGGCAGTGCCTACATCGCCGGGATCTGGACGTCGATCACCGGCGTCGGCGAGTTGTATTTCGACGCGGTCGGGATGTTTGCGCTGTTCCTGCTGGCCGGGCGCTATCTGGAGCGTCGTGCCCGCGAGCGCACTGCCGCCGCGACGGCGCAACTGGTCAATCTGCTGCCGCCGTCGTGCCTGCGTCTTGATGCAGCCGGCCAGAGCGAACGCATCCTGCTCAACGAGCTACGCCTCGGCGACCGGATTCTGGTGCAGGCGGGCTCGATCCTGCCGGCGGATGGCAAGATCATCGACGGCCAGTCGAGCATCGACGAATCACTGCTGACCGGCGAATACCTGCCACAACCCCGCGTGCCCGGCGATGCAGTCACCGCTGGCACGCTCAACGTCGAGGGCGCGCTGACCGTGGAAGTGCAGGCGCTGGGGCAAGACACGCGCCTGTCGGCCATTGTCCGTCTGCTCGACCGCGCCCAGGCAGAAAAACCGCGACTGGCGGAAATCGCCGACCGCGCCGCGCAATGGTTCCTGCTGTTATCACTGATCGCCGCAGCCGCCATTGGCCTGCTGTGGTGGGAGCTGGATTCATCCCGGGCGTTCTGGATCGTCCTTGCCATGCTGGTCGCCACCTGTCCGTGTGCCCTGTCGCTGGCGACACCAACCGCGCTAACTGCCGCCACCGGCACCCTGCACAAACTCGGCTTGTTGCTGACCCGTGGCCATGTGCTGGAAGGCCTGAATCAGATCGACACAGTGATCTTCGACAAGACTGGCACCCTCACCGAAGGACGACTGGTGCTGCGCTCGATTCGCCCCCTTGGCGCGTGCGACAGCGAGCAATGCCTGAGCCTCGCCGCCGCCCTGGAAAACCGTTCGGAGCACCCGCTTGCCCGCGCCTTCGGCCGTGCGCCGCTGGCCGCTGAAGACGTCCACAGCACGCCGGGGCTTGGCCTCGAAGGGCTGGTCGGCGGGCAGCGCTTGCGCATTGGCCAGACGGAATTTGTCTGCGCCCTGAGCGGCGCTACGGCGCCGTCGATGCCGGACGAGGCGGGCCAATGGTTGCTGCTCGGCGACACTCAAGGGCCGCTGGCCTGGTTCGTCCTCGATGATCGCCTGCGCGACGATGCCCCTGCCCTGCTCGCCGCCTGCAAGGCACGCGGCTGGCGCACATTGCTGTTGTCCGGCGACAGCTCGCCGATGGTCGCCAGCGTTGCCGCTGAACTCGGTATCGACGAAGCCCGTGGTGGCTTGCGCCCGGATGACAAACTGCAAGTCCTGCAGCAACTGCACAAGGAAGGTCGCAAAGTGCTGATGCTCGGCGACGGCGTCAATGATGTGCCGGTGCTCGCGGCGGCCGACATCAGTGTGGCCATGGGTTCGGCCACCGATCTGGCGAAAACCAGTGCTGATGCGGTGCTGCTGTCCAACCGCCTCGACGCGCTGGTCCAGGCTTTCACGCTGGCGCGCCGCACCCGTCGGGTAATCATCGAGAACCTGCTGTGGGCGGCGCTGTACAATGGCCTCATGTTGCCGTTCGCCGCCCTCGGCTGGATCACTCCGGTGTGGGCTGCCGTCGGCATGTCGATCAGTTCGCTGACCGTGGTGCTCAATGCCTTGCGCCTGACTCGCTTGCCGAGTCCGCCGCCCGCCAGCACCCGATCGCAAACCCGCCCGCTGCCGGCCTGA